The proteins below are encoded in one region of Metabacillus dongyingensis:
- a CDS encoding sigma 54-interacting transcriptional regulator, which translates to MGDHPLFIEKKYIAKKLAKADLPIIIEGSTGTGKQMFANAIHNESGRAQKPFAAINCSTYSEDVLEYELFGNVQDNKQGLFEKADGGTVFLKEISGLSMKLQAQLLRVLQEKQVQRIGSSKPGLVDVRIIASSTVHLKALIDEGSLREDFYYYLNVLKLTLPSLNERSSDIPILSASFIKQRGQDVRMDKTVLDILTKYQWPGNVLELKNTMDYLLTVCDGRSIQLHDLPKEPFMSQESAKQKKEPKNQKDKPLTLMDKQEYLFILESIRSSNEEGEPASRRIISDSSKNSRHPLTPQQVRHRLDFLEKNDYVTKGRGRAGTKITLEGLDFLQSLTENLQTINKEAAQNGVLD; encoded by the coding sequence ATTGGAGACCATCCTCTTTTCATTGAAAAAAAATATATAGCAAAAAAGCTCGCAAAAGCAGATTTGCCCATCATTATTGAAGGTTCAACCGGAACCGGCAAGCAAATGTTTGCAAATGCCATCCATAATGAGTCAGGGCGGGCACAAAAGCCGTTTGCCGCAATAAACTGCAGTACATATTCAGAAGATGTCCTGGAATATGAACTTTTCGGCAATGTACAAGATAATAAACAGGGGCTTTTTGAAAAGGCTGATGGCGGAACTGTTTTTCTTAAAGAAATTTCAGGCCTGAGTATGAAACTTCAGGCGCAATTGCTTCGTGTTCTGCAGGAGAAACAAGTGCAGAGAATTGGATCTTCAAAGCCTGGTTTGGTGGATGTACGAATTATAGCCTCATCAACTGTTCATTTAAAAGCATTAATTGATGAAGGAAGCCTGCGCGAAGACTTCTACTATTATTTAAACGTATTAAAGCTGACATTGCCGTCTTTAAACGAACGGAGCAGCGATATTCCTATCCTGTCCGCTTCATTTATAAAGCAGCGGGGCCAGGACGTCCGCATGGATAAAACGGTTTTGGACATTCTGACGAAATATCAATGGCCTGGAAATGTGCTTGAACTGAAGAACACAATGGATTATTTACTGACAGTCTGTGACGGCCGTTCCATTCAGCTGCACGATCTTCCTAAAGAACCATTCATGTCGCAGGAGTCTGCCAAACAGAAAAAAGAACCAAAAAATCAAAAGGATAAGCCGCTTACTCTCATGGACAAACAAGAATATCTTTTTATTCTGGAATCCATTCGTTCAAGCAATGAGGAAGGGGAACCTGCAAGCCGGAGAATAATCTCGGACAGCAGCAAGAATTCGCGTCATCCTCTAACTCCTCAGCAGGTAAGGCATCGACTCGATTTTCTCGAGAAAAATGATTATGTGACAAAAGGACGGGGACGTGCAGGAACGAAAATTACCCTTGAAGGCTTGGATTTTCTTCAGTCCTTAACGGAAAATCTTCAAACGATAAACAAGGAGGCAGCGCAAAATGGAGTACTCGATTAA
- the trhA gene encoding PAQR family membrane homeostasis protein TrhA, translating into MEYSIKEEIANAITHGIGVLLSIPALVYLIIFASKYGDAWHIVSFSIFGATMILLYLFSTLLHAIPHRKAKDVFEILDHSAIYLLIAGTYTPFLLVPLRGTLGFTLLGIVWGLAIAGIVLKIFFVKKFVILSTLAYILMGWLIIIAIKPLYAFLSPEGFALLLTGGLLYTIGAIFYVWRKIPYHHAIWHGFVLAGSAAMFFCVLFYVPDVPFI; encoded by the coding sequence ATGGAGTACTCGATTAAAGAAGAAATTGCAAACGCCATAACACATGGGATTGGTGTCCTGCTAAGTATACCCGCATTGGTCTATCTGATCATCTTTGCCTCAAAATACGGTGACGCCTGGCATATTGTCAGCTTTTCAATCTTTGGTGCAACTATGATCCTTTTATATCTTTTTTCAACCTTGCTGCACGCAATTCCTCACCGCAAGGCAAAGGATGTTTTTGAAATTTTGGATCATTCCGCCATCTATTTGCTGATTGCAGGCACATATACACCGTTTCTGCTTGTTCCTCTCCGGGGAACACTGGGCTTTACCCTGCTTGGTATTGTTTGGGGACTTGCAATTGCAGGAATCGTGCTGAAAATTTTCTTTGTTAAGAAGTTTGTTATTTTATCAACACTTGCCTATATCCTGATGGGATGGCTGATTATTATCGCCATAAAACCTCTATATGCATTTTTAAGTCCTGAAGGATTTGCGCTGCTCCTTACTGGAGGACTGCTGTATACGATCGGAGCGATTTTCTATGTATGGCGAAAAATACCATATCACCACGCAATCTGGCACGGCTTTGTTTTAGCCGGCAGTGCAGCTATGTTTTTCTGTGTCCTGTTCTATGTACCGGATGTACCATTTATATAG
- a CDS encoding dihydrofolate reductase, producing the protein MISMIVAMDENQLIGRNNDLPWRIPADLAYFKKVTMGHPILMGRKTFDSIGKPLPGRENIVLTRNEQYSHEGIKVIHSLDEVLVNEAYADQNLFIIGGAEIFKECLYSADRLYVTKIYETFEGDTYFPEFKEDLYKIIHREKGPKDEKNPYDYEFIVFEK; encoded by the coding sequence ATGATTTCAATGATTGTGGCGATGGATGAAAATCAGTTAATAGGGCGCAACAATGATCTTCCTTGGCGAATCCCGGCAGATTTGGCTTATTTTAAAAAGGTTACGATGGGACATCCCATCCTGATGGGAAGAAAAACGTTTGATTCGATTGGAAAACCTCTGCCTGGCAGAGAGAATATCGTTCTTACTAGAAATGAGCAGTATTCACATGAAGGAATTAAAGTTATTCATTCATTGGATGAAGTGCTCGTAAATGAAGCTTATGCAGATCAAAATCTATTTATCATCGGCGGAGCTGAAATTTTTAAAGAGTGTCTTTATTCAGCAGACAGACTGTATGTGACAAAAATTTATGAAACGTTTGAGGGAGATACTTATTTTCCTGAGTTTAAAGAAGATCTTTACAAAATCATTCATAGGGAAAAAGGTCCAAAAGATGAAAAAAACCCGTATGATTATGAATTTATCGTTTTTGAAAAATAG
- a CDS encoding thymidylate synthase, producing the protein MKQYLDLCKHVLQSGTVKEDRTGTGTISTFGYQMRFDLKEGFPLLTTKKLHLKSIIHELIWFLRGDTNVKYLQENGVRIWNEWADENGELGPVYGHQWRSWAGADGQTVDQISKLIDQIKNNPDSRRLIVSAWNPADVDEMALPPCHCFFQFYVADGKLSCQLYQRSADVFLGVPFNIASYALLTMMVAHVTDLEPGEFVHTFGDVHIYKNHLEQVDLQLTRDARALPKMRLNPDVKSIFDFTYEDFTLEGYDPHPHIKGAVSV; encoded by the coding sequence ATGAAGCAATATTTGGACTTATGCAAACACGTGCTGCAATCTGGAACCGTAAAAGAAGACCGGACAGGAACTGGAACAATCAGCACATTCGGATATCAAATGAGATTTGATTTAAAAGAAGGATTTCCTCTTTTGACTACGAAAAAGCTTCACTTGAAGTCAATCATACATGAACTAATCTGGTTTTTGCGGGGAGATACGAACGTAAAATACCTGCAGGAAAATGGAGTGCGCATCTGGAATGAATGGGCGGATGAAAATGGCGAGCTTGGTCCTGTATACGGACATCAATGGCGCTCATGGGCAGGGGCGGACGGTCAGACGGTTGATCAGATCTCAAAGCTGATAGACCAAATTAAAAACAATCCTGATTCACGCAGGCTCATTGTGAGTGCATGGAATCCTGCAGATGTCGATGAAATGGCACTGCCTCCGTGTCATTGTTTTTTTCAATTTTACGTAGCTGACGGCAAGCTGTCCTGCCAGCTTTACCAGCGTTCTGCAGACGTTTTTCTTGGTGTGCCATTTAACATTGCATCCTATGCATTATTAACGATGATGGTGGCTCATGTGACAGATTTAGAACCGGGTGAGTTTGTTCATACGTTTGGAGATGTGCATATTTATAAAAATCATCTTGAACAGGTAGATCTTCAGTTAACCCGTGATGCACGGGCGCTTCCAAAAATGAGACTGAATCCTGATGTAAAGTCAATTTTTGATTTTACATATGAAGATTTTACATTAGAAGGCTATGATCCGCATCCTCATATTAAGGGAGCAGTCAGCGTATGA
- a CDS encoding anthrax toxin lethal factor-related metalloendopeptidase encodes MKIKLLVLFISLISMFSIYQFVFADASSGSLLENHSLSSKVSLTSGSSLYKMVYLPENSFSEKDAEVMLGNLNHVHPMILTKALQQNVTIKLFTGKLTDEEGLEHLSGRTPRGYSAKSDWDSVPGMTENNRVFVKIGHSQYGLGHGSVSLELHEFAHAADRNVFSNIRSNPFYLNIWKKEASLLFSGKTYFQRFPEEYFAEIFAMYYLNEKTKDELRQKAPLSYRFISKLHKTVEN; translated from the coding sequence ATGAAAATAAAACTGCTTGTTCTCTTCATCTCGCTTATATCGATGTTTTCTATCTATCAATTTGTTTTTGCAGATGCTTCGTCAGGCAGTCTTCTTGAAAATCATTCGCTTTCTTCTAAAGTCTCGCTGACTTCCGGCTCTTCGCTATACAAAATGGTTTATTTACCTGAAAATTCCTTTTCGGAAAAGGATGCAGAAGTTATGCTGGGCAATTTAAATCATGTCCATCCTATGATTTTGACAAAAGCTCTGCAGCAAAACGTGACTATTAAATTGTTTACAGGGAAGCTGACTGATGAAGAGGGACTTGAGCACTTATCAGGACGGACTCCCCGGGGCTATTCAGCGAAATCAGATTGGGACAGTGTGCCGGGTATGACGGAAAACAACAGAGTCTTTGTCAAGATTGGCCACAGTCAATATGGCCTGGGACATGGTTCAGTTTCGCTTGAGCTTCATGAGTTTGCACATGCCGCTGATCGGAATGTTTTTTCAAACATAAGAAGCAATCCTTTTTATTTGAATATATGGAAGAAGGAGGCCAGCTTGCTCTTTTCAGGAAAAACATACTTTCAGCGTTTTCCAGAAGAATATTTTGCTGAGATTTTTGCTATGTATTATTTGAATGAAAAAACAAAAGATGAGCTGCGTCAAAAGGCTCCGCTGTCTTATAGATTTATTTCAAAACTTCACAAAACGGTAGAAAACTAG
- a CDS encoding TerC family protein: MSILQGMLDTYAQFFNWEMWGEVLTDPVAWGLIGTLVILEGLLSADNALVLAVMVRHLPEKQRKKALFYGLLGAYIFRFIAIGVGVFLIKLWWVKILGAAYLAWLAVKYFIDKSKENAEGDEEHGGINKSGLLIRLFGTFWGTVVAVELMDIAFSVDSVLAAFGVSEQVWVLLLGGVLGVLMMRGVAGVFLKLIDRVPELETTAYILIALIAIKMGLSVAGVHIEHSVFFIIILVMFVGTFALNYYRKKSSQSNSTGV, encoded by the coding sequence ATGTCAATTTTGCAAGGAATGCTTGACACGTACGCACAATTTTTCAATTGGGAAATGTGGGGAGAAGTTCTTACTGATCCAGTTGCATGGGGACTTATCGGTACATTAGTTATTCTCGAAGGGTTATTATCAGCAGATAATGCTCTTGTACTGGCTGTAATGGTAAGACATTTACCTGAAAAGCAGCGAAAAAAAGCTTTATTCTATGGTTTGCTCGGAGCATACATCTTCCGTTTCATTGCGATAGGTGTCGGTGTATTCTTAATTAAACTATGGTGGGTTAAGATTTTAGGTGCAGCATATCTCGCTTGGCTTGCTGTGAAATACTTCATTGATAAATCAAAAGAAAATGCTGAAGGTGATGAAGAACACGGCGGCATTAATAAAAGTGGTCTTCTTATCCGTCTTTTCGGTACATTCTGGGGAACGGTTGTTGCAGTTGAATTAATGGATATTGCATTCTCTGTAGACAGCGTACTTGCAGCGTTCGGCGTCAGTGAGCAGGTATGGGTCCTTCTTCTCGGAGGAGTTCTAGGGGTTCTTATGATGCGCGGAGTTGCAGGAGTCTTCCTTAAATTGATCGACAGAGTTCCTGAACTTGAAACAACTGCATATATTCTTATTGCTTTAATCGCTATCAAAATGGGATTAAGCGTTGCAGGTGTTCATATTGAGCACTCCGTATTCTTCATCATCATCCTAGTGATGTTCGTAGGTACATTTGCTCTTAACTATTACCGCAAAAAATCAAGTCAAAGCAATAGCACTGGCGTTTGA
- a CDS encoding phosphatidylglycerophosphatase A has protein sequence MSKYTIDEMVKTTKEMLNDRGVTLEDIADIVMTLQRKYIPNITLEDCVENVEKVLNKREIVHAVLTGLALDQLAEQKLLPQPLQHLVETDEPLYGIDEIIPLSIVNVYGSIGLTNFGYLDKEKFGIIKALDEHSGNRVNTFLDDLVAALAAAAASRMAHRARDIADGRQTQATV, from the coding sequence TTGAGCAAATACACAATCGATGAAATGGTAAAAACGACGAAAGAAATGCTGAATGATAGGGGTGTTACATTAGAGGATATCGCTGATATTGTGATGACCCTGCAGCGAAAATACATCCCGAATATTACACTTGAAGATTGTGTTGAAAATGTAGAGAAGGTCCTTAATAAACGTGAAATTGTGCATGCCGTTTTAACCGGTCTTGCCCTTGATCAGCTAGCTGAGCAAAAATTGCTTCCGCAGCCGCTGCAGCATCTGGTTGAAACAGATGAACCTCTTTATGGCATTGACGAAATCATTCCGCTTTCCATCGTAAATGTATATGGCTCGATTGGATTGACCAATTTTGGTTATTTGGATAAAGAAAAATTTGGAATCATTAAGGCTCTGGATGAACACAGCGGAAATCGCGTGAATACATTTCTTGATGATCTGGTTGCAGCACTTGCCGCTGCTGCAGCAAGCAGAATGGCACACCGGGCCCGGGATATTGCAGATGGCAGACAGACTCAGGCAACAGTATAA
- a CDS encoding YpjP family protein — MNKWMRKTLIILFTIATFGMVAPPAALTVEEHSSEDSTAKLTNSDKYFFTDETAYWQQPKESCISTFVEAAEVQSFQKFGDRIGTVIEDEFRQIILPKIEEAIKQYVEEYSDEDIRDLAISKKPADGKGEKIFHLYNKQTGQDVLRFHVRRDHPPKQGYWFNFHYHTHHDSFQKHHELGSIYWNQNMPPNWMTH, encoded by the coding sequence ATGAACAAATGGATGCGGAAAACGCTGATCATCTTATTTACTATTGCAACCTTCGGAATGGTCGCTCCTCCAGCTGCCCTCACAGTCGAGGAACATTCCTCTGAAGATTCAACCGCTAAATTAACCAACTCAGACAAATACTTTTTCACTGATGAAACCGCTTACTGGCAACAGCCTAAAGAGTCCTGCATCTCAACTTTTGTTGAAGCAGCCGAGGTTCAGTCCTTTCAAAAATTCGGAGACAGAATCGGAACCGTCATTGAGGATGAATTCAGGCAGATCATTCTTCCGAAAATAGAAGAAGCCATAAAACAATATGTTGAAGAGTACTCTGATGAAGATATTCGGGATTTGGCCATTTCAAAAAAACCTGCAGACGGCAAAGGCGAGAAAATCTTTCACCTGTATAACAAACAGACAGGACAGGATGTGCTTAGATTTCATGTCCGCCGCGATCATCCGCCAAAGCAGGGGTATTGGTTTAATTTTCATTATCATACGCACCACGATTCTTTTCAAAAGCATCACGAACTTGGCAGCATCTACTGGAATCAGAACATGCCGCCAAATTGGATGACACATTAA
- a CDS encoding YuzL family protein, which yields MSKRKSDPSKSQLGSPEVEGQGTTVSETGRKQSSANKKQKQ from the coding sequence ATGTCAAAACGCAAAAGTGACCCATCAAAGTCACAGCTTGGTTCTCCGGAAGTTGAAGGTCAGGGGACGACAGTAAGTGAAACTGGCCGCAAGCAATCTTCAGCAAATAAAAAGCAGAAACAGTAA
- a CDS encoding class I SAM-dependent methyltransferase: MIVTTAGRTNLGMIKLAEEISSDLKAEYKARKKRSIAKMKEEYKSDVLVVGQNRLELHEEGNADPFFFHPNSAMFRLKRLQKGESDPLIFASDLKEGDRFLDCTLGLGSDSIIASYAAGETGMVTAAEANPFIAYLVEKGLSKWETGIAEFDKCMRRIQVIGMNHAKYLQSLDTNSFDVVYFDPMFEEQIDESNGIEQLRFLSVHQEITEDIIKEAKRVAKKRIVLKNHYKSSSFEKLGFHVYKRKSAKFHFGVIEIKDS; encoded by the coding sequence TTGATTGTAACAACAGCAGGCAGGACAAATCTTGGGATGATCAAACTTGCTGAAGAGATTTCTTCAGATTTAAAAGCTGAATATAAAGCCCGAAAAAAACGATCCATTGCCAAAATGAAAGAAGAATATAAATCGGATGTACTCGTCGTTGGGCAGAACCGGCTCGAACTCCATGAGGAAGGGAACGCCGATCCTTTCTTCTTCCATCCTAACTCAGCCATGTTCCGCCTGAAACGATTGCAAAAAGGGGAGAGCGATCCTTTAATTTTTGCATCAGATTTAAAAGAAGGAGACCGTTTTTTAGATTGCACATTGGGACTTGGATCCGACAGTATAATAGCAAGCTACGCGGCAGGTGAAACAGGAATGGTCACAGCAGCTGAAGCAAATCCTTTCATTGCTTACCTTGTAGAAAAAGGTCTCAGCAAATGGGAAACAGGAATTGCCGAATTTGATAAATGTATGCGAAGAATCCAAGTTATAGGAATGAATCATGCGAAATACCTGCAATCCTTAGACACAAATTCATTTGATGTTGTCTATTTTGATCCAATGTTTGAGGAGCAAATAGATGAATCAAATGGGATCGAACAATTAAGGTTCCTGAGTGTGCATCAGGAGATTACAGAAGACATTATCAAAGAAGCTAAACGGGTGGCCAAGAAAAGAATTGTTTTAAAAAACCACTACAAAAGTTCTTCTTTTGAAAAACTTGGCTTTCATGTTTATAAACGAAAATCAGCGAAATTCCATTTTGGTGTGATAGAAATAAAAGATTCGTAA
- a CDS encoding BrxA/BrxB family bacilliredoxin: protein MSMAYEEYMRQMVKPMRAELTNAGFNELTTEEEVKEFMERAEGTTLVVVNSVCGCAAGLARPAATQAVMQAEHAPANLVTVFAGQDKDATAVMREYFEGYEPSSPSMALLKGKEVVHFIPRHEIEGSSIEQIMENLLNAFEANK from the coding sequence ATGTCAATGGCATATGAAGAATACATGCGTCAAATGGTGAAGCCAATGCGCGCAGAGCTTACGAACGCAGGATTTAACGAATTAACAACGGAAGAAGAAGTAAAAGAATTTATGGAACGAGCTGAAGGAACAACATTGGTTGTTGTGAATTCTGTCTGCGGATGTGCAGCAGGACTTGCAAGACCTGCTGCCACTCAGGCTGTTATGCAGGCTGAGCATGCACCAGCTAATCTTGTGACAGTTTTTGCTGGACAGGATAAAGATGCAACAGCTGTGATGAGAGAGTACTTTGAAGGCTATGAACCTTCATCTCCTTCAATGGCACTTCTTAAAGGAAAAGAAGTGGTACACTTTATTCCTCGTCACGAAATTGAAGGCAGCTCAATTGAACAAATCATGGAAAATTTATTAAATGCATTTGAAGCTAATAAATAA
- the ilvD gene encoding dihydroxy-acid dehydratase: MSKKDLRIKSKVISDDMKRMPNRAMLRAVGLQDEDFKKPMIGIASTWSEVTPCNIHIDKLAKLSKKGASSAGGAALIFGTITVSDGISMGTEGMRYSLPSREVIADSIETVVGAENLDAFVAIGGCDKNMPGCMIAIARAEVPAVFVYGGTIKPGRLNDKDIDIVSAFEGVGKFNNGDIDSDGLHQIECHACPGAGSCGGMYTANTMASAIEAMGMSLPGSSSNPAESEFKENDCYEAGQAVYRMLEQDIYPKDIMTKKAFENAITVVMALGGSTNAILHLMAIAHSIDVDLSLEDFERIQRTVPHIADLKPSGKYVMQDLHEAGGVPAVMKLLLEHGLIHGDCLTVTGKTIAENLSEQEGLREGQKVIYPLEQALRKDGPLVILKGNLSPSGAVAKVSGLKVTKMTGPAKVFDTEEEATEAVLTNEVVAGDVLIIRYEGPKGGPGMPEMLSLSSIIVGKGLGESVALLTDGRFSGGTHGLVVGHITPEAQVGGPIALVKSGDLITVDSDNRELHLHVSDEELAERRLTWSAPPLRKRGVLGKYARTVSCASQGAVTDAFEDVKEPQKTH; encoded by the coding sequence GTGAGCAAAAAAGATCTTAGAATCAAAAGTAAAGTAATCAGCGATGATATGAAACGAATGCCAAACCGCGCCATGCTTCGTGCGGTAGGACTTCAGGATGAGGACTTTAAAAAGCCGATGATCGGCATTGCCTCTACGTGGAGCGAAGTCACTCCTTGTAATATTCATATTGATAAGCTTGCAAAGCTGTCTAAAAAAGGCGCAAGTTCAGCTGGCGGTGCTGCACTTATTTTCGGCACCATTACGGTTTCTGACGGTATATCAATGGGAACAGAGGGCATGCGCTACTCACTTCCAAGTCGTGAAGTCATTGCAGACTCGATTGAAACAGTTGTCGGAGCTGAGAATTTAGATGCGTTTGTTGCAATCGGGGGCTGTGATAAAAACATGCCGGGCTGTATGATCGCAATTGCGCGTGCAGAAGTGCCGGCTGTTTTCGTATACGGAGGAACAATTAAACCTGGAAGATTAAACGACAAAGACATTGATATCGTTTCTGCATTTGAAGGGGTAGGAAAATTTAATAATGGTGATATTGACAGCGACGGATTGCATCAGATTGAATGCCATGCCTGTCCTGGTGCGGGTTCCTGCGGAGGAATGTATACAGCAAATACGATGGCATCAGCTATTGAAGCAATGGGAATGAGCTTGCCTGGAAGCTCATCAAATCCTGCTGAATCAGAATTTAAAGAAAATGATTGCTATGAAGCGGGCCAAGCTGTTTATCGCATGCTTGAACAAGACATTTATCCAAAAGATATTATGACCAAAAAAGCATTTGAAAATGCCATCACAGTTGTTATGGCTCTCGGAGGATCTACAAATGCCATTCTCCATCTAATGGCGATTGCCCATTCGATTGATGTAGATCTATCTCTTGAGGATTTTGAGCGCATCCAAAGAACCGTTCCTCACATCGCCGATCTAAAACCGAGCGGAAAATACGTGATGCAGGATCTGCACGAAGCGGGCGGTGTCCCTGCTGTTATGAAGCTTTTGCTTGAGCATGGCTTGATTCATGGAGATTGTTTAACGGTAACAGGAAAAACAATTGCAGAAAATCTTAGTGAGCAGGAAGGCCTGAGAGAGGGTCAAAAAGTCATTTATCCACTTGAGCAGGCATTGAGAAAGGATGGTCCGCTTGTTATTTTAAAAGGGAATTTATCTCCAAGCGGAGCAGTTGCCAAGGTTTCTGGCCTAAAAGTTACAAAGATGACAGGTCCTGCAAAAGTATTTGATACAGAAGAGGAAGCAACAGAAGCCGTTTTAACAAATGAAGTAGTTGCAGGCGACGTTCTGATTATTCGCTACGAAGGTCCAAAGGGCGGTCCTGGAATGCCTGAGATGCTGTCTCTTTCCTCTATCATTGTAGGGAAGGGTTTAGGAGAGAGTGTTGCTCTTCTGACAGATGGCCGCTTCTCTGGAGGCACTCATGGCCTTGTAGTAGGCCACATTACTCCGGAAGCTCAAGTAGGCGGACCGATCGCTCTTGTAAAGTCAGGCGACTTAATTACCGTCGATAGTGATAACCGTGAGCTTCATCTCCATGTTTCTGATGAAGAATTAGCAGAAAGAAGACTTACTTGGTCTGCTCCGCCGCTTAGAAAGCGCGGAGTGTTAGGAAAATATGCAAGAACTGTTTCATGTGCTTCGCAGGGTGCAGTTACAGATGCATTTGAAGATGTTAAGGAACCGCAGAAAACACACTGA
- the map gene encoding type I methionyl aminopeptidase produces the protein MIILKSEREINQMHEAGKLLASCHKEVAKLIKPGVTTLEIDAFVDDYLKKHGATAEQKGYKGYEYATCASVNDEICHGFPSKKPLKNGDIVTIDFVVNLNGALADSAWTHSAGTISEEAQKLMDVTKTAMYKGIEQAVIGSRLGDIGHAIQSYAEGESFSVVRDFTGHGIGKTMHEEPTVLHYGKPGKGLRLREGMVITIEPMLNAGTWYSKMDDNGWTARTVDGKLSAQYEHTVAITKNGPLILTEQ, from the coding sequence ATGATTATATTAAAAAGCGAAAGAGAAATTAACCAAATGCATGAGGCAGGCAAACTTCTGGCTTCATGTCATAAAGAAGTGGCTAAGTTAATTAAGCCGGGTGTCACGACACTTGAAATTGACGCTTTCGTAGATGACTATTTGAAAAAACATGGAGCAACAGCAGAGCAGAAAGGCTATAAAGGGTATGAATATGCAACTTGTGCTTCTGTGAATGATGAAATCTGTCATGGATTTCCCAGTAAAAAACCATTGAAAAACGGTGATATTGTCACAATCGATTTTGTCGTGAATTTAAATGGAGCATTGGCTGATTCTGCCTGGACACATTCTGCAGGCACTATATCAGAAGAGGCGCAAAAGTTAATGGATGTTACAAAAACAGCCATGTATAAGGGGATTGAGCAGGCTGTCATCGGCAGCCGTCTCGGTGACATCGGTCATGCGATACAGTCTTACGCAGAAGGAGAATCTTTTTCTGTCGTACGAGATTTTACAGGTCATGGCATCGGGAAAACGATGCATGAGGAGCCGACTGTGCTTCATTACGGCAAACCAGGCAAGGGGCTAAGGCTGAGAGAAGGGATGGTCATTACAATAGAGCCAATGTTAAACGCAGGCACATGGTATTCTAAAATGGATGATAACGGCTGGACGGCACGAACAGTTGATGGAAAATTGTCTGCTCAGTATGAACACACTGTTGCGATTACCAAAAACGGCCCGTTGATTTTAACAGAACAATAA
- a CDS encoding class I SAM-dependent methyltransferase, with the protein MTHSPKDAFDKLARIYEQQVEQDSPYNTDYERPAMLSMLPDKLEGLAILDAGCSAGWYTKTLLEKGAAVTAIDISPEMVKAAARRTGGAARIICHDLNQPLPFEAHSFDMIVSSLTLHYCKDWFPIFKEFSRVLKPKGLLLFSTHHPFMDFKLFNCENYFEEVLLHDTWKKAGTSFEVSFYRKPLEKIVTETSRFFVIDELSEPRGTESFKENYPENYEYIMTNPHFLIIKATSRKFAD; encoded by the coding sequence ATGACACATTCCCCAAAGGATGCATTTGATAAATTAGCCCGTATTTATGAACAGCAAGTAGAACAAGACAGTCCGTACAATACGGATTACGAACGCCCTGCGATGCTGAGCATGCTTCCAGATAAGCTGGAAGGCCTGGCTATACTCGATGCAGGCTGTTCAGCAGGCTGGTATACAAAGACGTTGCTTGAAAAAGGCGCGGCCGTAACAGCAATAGACATCAGTCCTGAAATGGTGAAGGCAGCAGCACGAAGAACGGGAGGTGCAGCCCGTATTATTTGCCATGATTTAAACCAGCCGCTTCCTTTTGAAGCTCATTCTTTTGATATGATTGTCAGTTCACTCACTCTGCATTATTGTAAAGACTGGTTTCCTATTTTTAAAGAGTTCAGCAGAGTCCTGAAACCAAAAGGGCTGCTGCTCTTTTCCACGCATCATCCATTTATGGATTTTAAACTATTTAATTGTGAAAACTACTTTGAAGAAGTGCTGCTTCATGATACTTGGAAGAAAGCGGGTACATCTTTTGAGGTCAGCTTTTACAGAAAACCGCTGGAGAAAATTGTAACCGAAACAAGCCGTTTTTTTGTCATAGATGAACTTTCTGAACCAAGAGGCACAGAAAGCTTTAAGGAAAATTACCCAGAGAACTATGAGTATATCATGACGAATCCTCATTTTCTTATCATAAAAGCAACATCAAGAAAGTTTGCAGATTAG